The region ACCACGACCAGGATGCTGACGATCCCGACCACCAGCGGCCCGTCCTCGGTACGGATGCCGCGGAAGAGGTTGAATCCGATGCCGGGGATGTTGAACACGCCCTCGGTGATGATCGCGCCGCTCATCAGGTTGCCCAGCTCGACGCCGAGGAAGGTGACCACCGGGATCAGCGAGTTCCGCAGTACGTGCACGCCGACGATCCGGCGTCGGCGCAGGCCCTTGGACTTCGCGGTCCGTACGTAGTCGGAGCGCATGTTCTCGGCGACCGACGTACGGGTCAGTCGCAGCGCGGTGGCCAGCGAGAGCGACCCGAGCACGATGCCGGGCAGCAGTAGAGCGTAGAAACTCGGCTGCGCGCCGGCGGTCGGCGGGAACCAGCCGAGCTTCACGCCGAGGAAGTACTGCGCGAGCGGGGCCAGCACGATGGTGGGGATGCCGAGCACCAGCAGGGTGAGCAGCAGCGTCGCGTTGTCGAAGAAGCCACCCCGGCGGATACCGGCGATGACCCCGGCGGTGACGCCGAAGATGATCGCGACGGCGATGCCGATCAGGGCGAGCTTCAGCGTGACCGGCCAGGCGGTGGAGATCATGTCGCTGATCTTGCGCTGGGTCAGCGACATGCCGAGGTCGCCCCGGAGCAGGTTGCCGATGTAGTCGAAGTAGCGGTAGAAGAAGCCGCCGACCCCGGTCTTGTCGAGATGGAATGTCTCGGTCAGGTATGCCCGCTGGGCGGGGGTGACCGGCCGCTCGCCGGCAAGTGCCTGGATGGGGTCGCCCTGGCCGGCGAACATCAGCGCGTAGACGATCAGAGTGGTCCCGAAGAAGGCCAGGACCATCTGTAACAGGCGCCGCACAATATAGCGGAACATACCTTAGCTTTCTCTCCGAATATGGATGAAAGTCGTACGAACGATGTTTTCGGCGTACGAAAGTATCCGGGCCCCGGGCCCGGACGATTCGGCGGTGAACACCCTGCGGGGGTGTGCCCGGCGGAACAGTCCGGCGTCGGCGTTCTTGGGCGACGCCGGACTGCTCCATCCACGGCCCGAGCCAGCGGGATTACCGGATGGCTGGGACCAGATTCGGGGGGTCAGCTCAGCTGACGGCCTCGATCTTGGTCAGATTGACCCGCTGGAACAGGTCGATCTCGACGTTCTTGACCTTGCTCGAATAGCCGAAGTTGTTCTGACCGAAGCGGAGCGGGATAACCGGCAGGTCGTTCGCCAGGATGTCCTCGGCCGCCTGGTACTTCTTGATCGCCTCGTCCGGGGTGCCGGCCGAGACACCTTCCTTCACCAGCGCGTCGAACTGCGGGTTGCTGTAGCCGTAGTAGTTCGACGAACCGTTCGTGGTGTAGAGCGGGCCGAGGTAGTTCTCCATGGACGGGTAGTCCATGATCCAGCCGAGCCGGAACATGCCGACCGGCTGCTTCTTCTCGACCTTGTCCAGCAGGTCGGCGAACTTCGGCTCGGCAGCGCCGACGCAGTCCACACCCAGGTTGGTCTTGAGCTGGTTGCAGGTCGCGTCGACCCAGTCCTTGTGGCCACCGTCGCCGTTGTACGAGATCGTGATCTTCGCCGGACCGCCGGCGGCCGCGTACTCGGACTTGGCCTTGGTCGGGTTGAACTCGCAGGCGGCGCCGCAGGTGTTGTCCCGGTACCCGGCGACAACCGGCGAGACGAACGAGCGGGCGGACTGCTGGGAGTCCTTGAAGACCGACTTGATGATCTCGTCGCGGTCGATCGCCTCGGAGATCGCCTTGCGCACCTCGGGCTTGCTGTACGCCGGGTCGAACGTCGGGAAGGCCAGGAACTGGAACGACGACGCCGGGCTCTGCTGGAACCGGTCACCGAGGTCGCTCGCCACGCTGGTCAGGTTCTCGGTCGGGATCGTCGGGACGACGTCCAGGTTGTCCGAGATCACGTCCGCGTACGCGGCGGTCAGCTGCTGGTAGATCCGGAACTCGACGCCGCCCACCTTCGGCTTCTCGCCGGGGAAGGCGTCGTAACGCTCGACCTCGACCTTGGCGTCGTGCTGCCAGGTGCCCTTGATCTTGAAGGGGCCATCGCCGATGATGGCGTCCTCGAAGCCGTCCTTGATCACGCCGGGGGCGGAGAAGGCGGCGTTCGGCAGCGGGTAGAACGCGTTGTACCCGAGCATCGTCTTGAACTCGCTGTACGGCGCGGAGAGCGTGACGGTGAAGGTCAGGTCGTCGACCTTCTTCAGGCCACTCATGGTGTTCGCCTTGGGCTCCGGCGCCTTCTGCGGGCCGTCGCCGTCCGGGTCGGTCGCCTGGAGGTCGGTGTAGCCGGCGATCTTCTCGAAGAAGTAGCTGGCACCCTGGCCGTTCGGGGCATAAGCGCCGTAGTTCCAGGCGTTGATGTAGCTGTCGGACGTGACCTTCTCACCGTTGTGGAAGGTGTAGCCGTCCTTCAGCTTGATCGTCCAGGTGGTGTTGTCGGTGCTCTGGATCGACTCCGCCTGAACCTCGTACGGCTTGTTCTGGGCGTCGTAGTCCACCAGCGGGGTGAACAGGGCGCTGAGGACCTGGTTCCCGCTCGTCTCGGTGGTGTTGGTCGGGATCAGGTGCTGCGGTTCGCCGATCTGGATCGACACCGTAGCGTTGGGGTTGCTTTCCCCGGAACCGCCGTCGTCGCCGCTGCCACAGGCCGCGAGGCCCAGGGTTGCGACGAGCGGTACGGCGGCCCAGGCAGCGAGCCTACGGACCTGCATTGAGCCTCCTCATCTCCTCACGCTGGGCAGCGAGGTCCCGGGTACGGGTCACTCTGCGCAACGCTCGGCAAAGGTAGGCCGCGCCGGCACCCTAGTCCAAACCAGTAGATTACGACTGAATAACGAGCCCCTGGGAGTCTGCTTGCGGCATGGGCTGACCTCTGGTAAAGAAGATCCGGCGCGAACGGCACCATCTATCGCCGTATTTCGTCATTTGCTTACCCGAACCACGCAATCGGCGGTGATCGCCGCGTGGGCTATACCACCTGGGGTTTGTCCGGCTTATGCCCGGCTGGACGTCCAGATTGTGGACAACTCCACAGTCCCCTACCCGGAGTGACGAACGACACGGTTACAGAAAGTTACATCATCTTTGGTTACGTGATCGCGCGTGCAGGTCGGCCGGGAGCCGGACACCGGGTCGGCCGGGAGCCGGACACCGGGTCGGCCGGGAGCCGGACACCGGGTCGGCCGGGAGCCGGTCAGCGGGTCGGCCGGGAGTCGGTCAACCGGGTGTCCGGGAAGCCGGGCCGCCCGTCGTGAGACGATCAGGGGCGTGACGGCGACCCTTCTGGACGGCAAGGCAACCGCGGCGGAAATCAAGGACGAGCTACGGGTGCGGGTGAAGGCCCTCGCCGAGCAGGGCCTGGTCCCCGGGCTCGGCACCGTACTCGTCGGCGCGGATCCCGGCTCGCAGGCGTACGTCAACGGGAAACACCGCGACTGCGCCGAGGTGGGCATCGCCTCGATCCGCCGCGAACTGCCCGCCGACGCCA is a window of Micromonospora sp. NBC_01699 DNA encoding:
- a CDS encoding peptide ABC transporter substrate-binding protein, translated to MQVRRLAAWAAVPLVATLGLAACGSGDDGGSGESNPNATVSIQIGEPQHLIPTNTTETSGNQVLSALFTPLVDYDAQNKPYEVQAESIQSTDNTTWTIKLKDGYTFHNGEKVTSDSYINAWNYGAYAPNGQGASYFFEKIAGYTDLQATDPDGDGPQKAPEPKANTMSGLKKVDDLTFTVTLSAPYSEFKTMLGYNAFYPLPNAAFSAPGVIKDGFEDAIIGDGPFKIKGTWQHDAKVEVERYDAFPGEKPKVGGVEFRIYQQLTAAYADVISDNLDVVPTIPTENLTSVASDLGDRFQQSPASSFQFLAFPTFDPAYSKPEVRKAISEAIDRDEIIKSVFKDSQQSARSFVSPVVAGYRDNTCGAACEFNPTKAKSEYAAAGGPAKITISYNGDGGHKDWVDATCNQLKTNLGVDCVGAAEPKFADLLDKVEKKQPVGMFRLGWIMDYPSMENYLGPLYTTNGSSNYYGYSNPQFDALVKEGVSAGTPDEAIKKYQAAEDILANDLPVIPLRFGQNNFGYSSKVKNVEIDLFQRVNLTKIEAVS
- a CDS encoding ABC transporter permease yields the protein MFRYIVRRLLQMVLAFFGTTLIVYALMFAGQGDPIQALAGERPVTPAQRAYLTETFHLDKTGVGGFFYRYFDYIGNLLRGDLGMSLTQRKISDMISTAWPVTLKLALIGIAVAIIFGVTAGVIAGIRRGGFFDNATLLLTLLVLGIPTIVLAPLAQYFLGVKLGWFPPTAGAQPSFYALLLPGIVLGSLSLATALRLTRTSVAENMRSDYVRTAKSKGLRRRRIVGVHVLRNSLIPVVTFLGVELGNLMSGAIITEGVFNIPGIGFNLFRGIRTEDGPLVVGIVSILVVVYLVCNLVVDVLYAVLDPRIRYV